Part of the Capsicum annuum cultivar UCD-10X-F1 chromosome 12, UCD10Xv1.1, whole genome shotgun sequence genome is shown below.
AAAttttatctcgttgtctactactttgtatgaaaacaccatgtgtttacatccaaagggggcatgatgtagacacgtaattttgtcctttttcgaaaatattttaatcatttttattttttatttgttttaaatttttattttattttattcaccttaccatacatttgtttaattgataatttctcccaaaaaaaattgaaaagaattaaatacatagcatccTTGCCACTtcactatgccacctcaacacctcactttccatttttcattggatacatgcaaaaggcacacGTCCTACTTATTTTTCCACACACcaccctcatctttccacatgTCACACTAACTTTTTCACATGTCACACACTTATTCCtacaagccaccaattatatgcttctACATAggataataataaagaaaaagaaaaactaaataaaaaatataaaaggaaaattctaaaaggggaaaAAGAGGAGGCCCATTCttttatcatcatcttctccacaataacaacgaTCACCAAATCATCTTgacaagaacaaaaataaatgagggagagaaagagagaatcgaacgagagaaaaaaaaaatcgaGAGAGAAAAAGGGTCTGGACAATGGGAATCCGGCGTAAACAGTGTTGGTGAACAGTAACAGAGTGAACATTAACGGCGTGAACAGTAACGAAGTGAACAGTAACNNNNNNNNNNNNNNNNNNNNNNNNNNNNNNNNNNNNNNNNNNNNNNNNNNNNNNNNNNNNNNNNNNNNNNNNNNNNNNNNNNNNNNNNNNNNNNNNNNNNCCTTACATCGTAAAAGTAAGGGTTAAGCTATAGAACTAGATACGTAATAGAGAGAGAGGAGAGCAGAACTTTACTTCTCTGCTGAGTCacatgatatccttcgaaccaaataaaaatactactccctccgtcccaaattatgtgtcgccatttccttttttgtccgtcccaaaataaatgtcgtcttttcttatttggaatttttttaaaagcacaattacctttttacccttattggacccacttgattttaaatatattaatacttcttttgttctttattcttatcTTTACTTATAGGTACACATTTAAAATGTTAGCAAAATCAGGGATAATCACTCACATATTTTCATCTTCGCAATAATCGGCAACGATGCATATACAGCTCCcctgaaagaaaaagaaagtcgaGCTTTTTCTCTGGTGCAGCTTATGCAGCAATAATCGCAACTATTAAAGGCTACGTTTTGCACTTTCTGATCCAAGCANNNNNNNNNNNNNNNNNNNNNNNNNNNNNNNNNNNNNNNNNNNNNNNNNNNNNNNNNNNNNNNNNNNNNNNNNNNNNNNNNNNNNNNNNNNNNNNNNNNNCCCAAGCATCTTTGTACTCTAAAAGATATGGATGGCTTAGTTTAGCTATCAAATTCACCTGCGACGGAAAAATAACCGTCCATCATCAGATTAGAAGAATATTCTCCAAGCATATCTTACCATCAAGTAAAACttttcatataataaattataagatGAGTCGAAGATTTTGTATCTAAATGTGCTTGGTTCGAAAGGAAAGATTGGAGCAACTATTTGATAACATAACTTCTTTCACTCGACATTTAAGCGTGTCCATATTTCATACTGCCTATTGATCAAAATGAATATTTGGTAGAGAGATGTATACCTCTTCGCGTCCAGGTTATCTACTTCAAGAAAGTAGTGTTATTGATATAGGGAAAATCATAGGTGCGAAGTACTTACTGGTTCTTCTTTTCTATTGCTAAGAGGAAAGAAAACTACTTGTGACTCCAACGAGAAAGTTCTAAATTTCTACTTCAGTTCAATCCTACTTGTCAGctcatgtcatttttttttttggaagctCGTCTTGCGGATGCTTGGTCATTCGAACTCAAACCTTGAGTTAAGACGTTGGGCCATATATATTATTCTGTTGAAACAATCTTCTCCAAAACCTAAGCTCATCAGAGACTGAGCATTATATAGGGCgcaaatatatatttcataagctgcatgacctcaatttggagtttgtaacatatgaaatgtaattccaactactgaatgaactggaactcttcattttagaactggaagagtacatgattcgCTATCACAAGCATGATCATGAACTACGATTATCGAACTGacattgtaaggcatgagtatgtattgggatcactgaaaaatactgagataggaatgggttgagtgTCACTCTCACTTTCTGGCGTTCTACATCGTCATGACATCACTCctagaatctgagagcttgacttagttattcgttctatcatctcccccttggctttaagccatcatcttaagtttgggagatcccttactagactttaaacttaaccgcactcactgcactctgggatctgaaatatgacaatacacaaaattaatagaacttaacccaaaagcccacacatgaaagtggaaagcccactgctaatactaccttctgagatacactctatatttcaatagccccaatagtcatagtataatgcttgcacacttatttctatcagttcaactttcaaaactcaaacttagattcaaacacttaacatggatatcaccaaggctttgatgaaccataccactTCCGTCCTAGCATGCCAATATTgctactccaaacttatatctcacTACCATGAGAATCGAGATCACATCAAAAGGCACAACACTATCAATGAATgttccttaacttggctatctagaacaccatataccatctaactagtctttttccaactagcaactcaacggtaccactagtcacccacaacatgtaatagtcttagagaaaagccacaactccatatcaccttgggcatacttacacaccatacctacaacattatacttcattacgaatcaacttaaacttaagccatttcatacaccgttcaagcctattagatcataaccacaataatccatcttgaccttacggtcttccttatcataactcactAGCacatactatttcaacacatcaagcctgcTAAATTCagaacatacatcattaatctcatgccactatttttaccaccaAATTCTACACTtgaattcaagcctatagtttagcgtcaatcatctaccaccaatgacgagtgtaatataatatactaataaatcaaattggaacattctatACAAATACGTCAAAAtttgctacataccttctcataagtagtactagtttacaactaccaacgaaaaaagtcaaggggtaaggtcacataatagacatgatcaaccttaatctgatattataacctgatacaatcttatctacttacgCGGATTTCTCACCTTATACTTACTTactcaagcatacatttagactgcattcaaattcctcaaacaaccatgagtctataatcataacttactcgctaatatagacacttttcacattcaagcaaccaacaaatcaccctgactaacaactccttctctaccttatactaagCTAACTCACAAGGatgaatcacctctttaccaacgCCATCTCATGTAAacagattcagccatacatatattaaaccaataaaagaataacaagttggacaacaagttgctagtgaattgaaataggcctcacacggctacactagactttggttttgtattttgaaaaagaaaatgagatggatgacaaggcaactatgctagtgaatcaaaagagccccacacggcttcactagacttcaaattttttttttcaaaaacaccatgataacaagataacatattacaagagataggaaattgacacataatatttaatggtctaagaatacacatcttactctgtataaataaaaatctgagtaaaatacttcccccatggactaccataccatccatacgtgctactagctaccacattagtttatcactataaaggggtaaatcatcttcaaacatcggttattcaactgaaatattcatttacaccaaaaatcagcctcactctgacttctaactttgtgacttcacatcactaacttcttggtctaattttatTACtgataggtcatgacaacaacactttaacttatgctactatttgggtggaaataaagttccaacattctgctatacatcGTCCACATCTGTATCAAGATTTTTGAGAGGGACTAGATGCACTTAATACCTTAAGTTGGAAAGCACGATTCCATCCTGATGAAtgtttacatcagaatcaacacaTATTGAAGCCCTAACAGACTCCTTTGGAGTctttgcacaatttttaaaatcttatatggctcaatcgaAAAGGACTATATTATGTAGATTCTAAACTTTTcacacttgaatcaccccaataatgggacatgtctgagaacatcagagtaaggaaagaatttgggatgactttaccTTCATATGGGCGACAGCATAGCACGAATGACAGTATGGAAGAGGAACATTTTGACTCTATTgtacgaactagaacatgaagaacgagagacattcctaaacacctagtagtctactgcttataagtgtggcgtgctacacacccataaacaagactctactcgatgctaTTTCGctgacaccctgggaccatgaaccgctctttgataccaagtttgtcattaCCCgatcggggccctggccgtgacgagcattccaaaccatgaaggcccgaaacaacCCTATTAGTCTGATAATCATGCATATAACAATATTACGGAAACAttgtcaagaatcatatgaaatcaatcacgaggaataatgtcccacaatctcaacacattATCTATATAacgtctatgaaatctctactacatcactgaaacaaatatctatctgaaaactgggacaaggcccccagtagatccaaaactaataaatgataagtgACAATGCCAAATAtcaggccttctaaaatataaaaggctcaccaagtgactctgcaaatttgtctgaggaatctactaattttctggacccctagactatgcctccgAACTTGGAAGggaaaggggtcaatacaaaagtactggtatgcagagatatcaaaaaaaaacataatatttttacaaaatatagttgagagccattataaagtattttcatatcaaatcatttgaaaacacatgggcgtaatgtaattattttcaacaacaatgtaatgcagctgagctaggtggaatacccaaaatatcacatttacactaactgtcaaacctcagttgctgtcgagattagagtataattGAGGGGAAGAAACACAAGATCatacagcagggtgtctcgacccaatggtagtgcacaagatgacaaagtagggctcctaaccatagtcccaacttGGGAATGACATAAGGTCAGGTatgcaagatcacaaagtagggttccaaattcccatgtcggcaaacacggtttccagcgttGAGTCCTTACACTCAActccttctttgggcatccacttatctcatgtaaaatcaatgcattcaaatttcatctgattcaatcacatatcatattatgtagggtatcgtcatacctgacttgcaagccaccaatatcacatcattcttctcattcaaccattgtattcaacatctttcaacacaaataaccctctcgttttcaagtcaaaatcatatcaattctcaaaacatgtcatgtcatgcttttcaagatgttttcaaaccatttacatcatatgaacatttaaaataaattcacatcaagagagggattccatataattcatgctctcaaattaacgccttttcaaaacacatgcatatgcatatataatacGTCAAATCACTTcggaaataggcctaaagactaaatcaatattatagaaacgttcaaaacataattatatttgtagtttcaaaacccccattgtaaaacatgaatttaaaggaccatgagattttaggataatcccacgtacctctatatgcaaagatgataggtgtttcttgaagcctgcgttctggggattccaaataagTAATTAGTTTCAagaacccatggttgaatcttgagttgctagggtttttattttgaaatcctaaggagagttctttagcaattttgatgaatgaaggtgtattttggggaatttggggactgaattttatgtttattgctaactaagggtgggaaaaggaccattttgctcCAAAatcggagtgtttaagtcacttgagtagtaatgtttgcggcgcacaccttatcacataatatagattttgtggcacactctttatcgcacacattaggttgtgagtcacacaccttatggcataagttagggtgtgcgtcgcacaccttatgctgcacgacacactccactttgcaaaacgataacttcttcctcgggtgtcggatttttgcgaaattgatatcgttgNNNNNNNNNNNNNNNNNNNNNNNNNNNNNNNNNNNNNNNNNNNNNNNNNNNNNNNNNNNNNNNNNNNNNNNNNNNNNNNNNNNNNNNNNNNNNNNNNNNNNNNNNNNNNNNNNNNNNNNNNNNNNNNNNNNNNNNNNNNNNNNNNNNNNNNNNNNNNNNNNNNNNNNNNNNNNNNNNNNNNNNNNNNNNNNNNNNNNNNNNNNNNNNNNNNNNNNNNNNNNNNNNNNNNNNNNNNNNNNNNNNNNNNNNNNNNNNNNNNNNNNNNNNNNNNNNNNNNNNNNNNNNNNNNNNNNNNNNNNNNNNNNNNNNNNNNNNNNNNNNNNNNNNNNNNNNNNNNNNNNNNNNNNNNNNNNNNNNNNNNNNNNNNNNNNNNNNNNNNNNNNNNNNNNNNNNNNNNNNNNNNNNNNNNNNNNNNNNNNNNNNNNNNNNNNNNNNNNNNNNNNNNNNNNNNNNNNNNNNNNNNNNNNNNNNNNNNNNNNNNNNNNNNNNNNNNNNNNNNNNNNNNNNNNNNNNNNNNNNNNNNNNNNNNNNNNNNNNNNNNNNNNNNNNNNNNNNNNNNNNNNNNNNNNNNNNNNNNNNNNNNNNNNNNNNNNNNNNNNNNNNNNNNNNNNNNNNNNNNNNNNNNNNNNNNNNNNNNNNNNNNNNNNNNNNNNNNNNNNNNNNNNNNNNNNNNNNNNNNNNNNNNNNNNNNNNNNNNNNNNNNNNNNNNNNNNNNNNNNNNNNNNNNNNNNNNNNNNNNNNNNNNNNNNNNNNNNNNNNNNNNNNNNNNNNNNNNNNNNNNNNNNNNNNNNNNNNNNNNNNNNNNNNNNNNNNNNNNNNNNNNNNNNNNNNNNNNNNNNNNNNNNNNNNNNNNNNNNNNNNNNNNNNNNNNNNNNNNNNNNNNNNNNNNNNNNNNNNNNNNNNNNNNNNNNNNNNNNNNNNNNNNNNNNNNNNNNNNNNNNNNNNNNNNNNNNNNNNNNNNNNNNNNNNNNNNNNNNNNNNNNNNNNNNNNNNNNNNNNNNNNNNNNNNNNNNNNNNNNNNNNNNNNNNNNNNNNNNNNNNNNNNNNNNNNNNNNNNNNNNNNNNNNNNNNNNNNNNNNNNNNNNNNNNNNNNNNNNNNNNNNNNNNNNNNNNNNNNNNNNNNNNNNNNNNNNNNNNNNNNNNNNNNNNNNNNNNNNNNNNNNNNNNNNNNNNNNNNNNNNNNNNNNNNNNNNNNNNNNNNNNNNNNNNNNNNNNNNNNNNNNNNNNNNNNNNNNNNNNNNNNNNNNNNNNNNNNNNNNNNNNNNNNNNNNNNNNNNNNNNNNNNNNNNNNNNNNNNNNNNNNNNNNNNNNNNNNNNNNNNNNNNNNNNNNNNNNNNNNNNNNNNNNNNNNNNNNNNNNNNNNNNNNNNNNNNNNNNNNNNNNNNNNNNNNNNNNNNNNNNNNNNNNNNNNNNNNNNNNNNNNNNNNNNNNNNNNNNNNNNNNNNNNNNNNNNNNNNNNNNNNNNNNNNNNNNNNNNNNNNNNNNNNNNNNNNNNNNNNNNNNNNNNNNNNNNNNNNNNNNNNNNNNNNNNNNNNNNNNNNNNNNNNNNNNNNNNNNNNNNNNNNNNNNNNNNNNNNNNNNNNNNNNNNNNNNNNNNNNNNNNNNNNNNNNNNNNNNNNNNNNNNNNNNNNNNNNNNNNNNNNNNNNNNNNNNNNNNNNNNNNNNNNNNNNNNNNNNNNNNNNNNNNNNNNNNNNNNNNNNNNNNNNNNNNNNNNNNNNNNNNNNNNNNNNNNNNNNNNNNNNNNNNNNNNNNNNNNNNNNNNNNNNNNNNNNNNNNNNNNNNNNNNNNNNNNNNNNNNNNNNNNNNNNNNNNNNNNNNNNNNNNNNNNNNNNNNNNNNNNNNNNNNNNNNNNNNNNNNNNNNNNNNNNNNNNNNNNNNNNNNNNNNNNNNNNNNNNNNNNNNNNNNNNNNNNNNNNNNNNNNNNNNNNNNNNNNNNNNNNNNNNNNNNNNNNNNNNNNNNNNNNNNNNNNNNNNNNNNNNNNNNNNNNNNNNNNNNNNNNNNNNNNNNNNNNNNNNNNNNNNNNNNNNNNNNNNNNNNNNNNNNNNNNNNNNNNNNNNNNNNNNNNNNNNNNNNNNNNNNNNNNNNNNNNNNNNNNNNNNNNNNNNNNNNNNNNNNNNNNNNNNNNNNNNNNNNNNNNNNNNNNNNNNNNNNNNNNNNNNNNNNNNNNNNNNNNNNNNNNNNNNNNNNNNNNNNNNNNNNNNNNNNNNNNNNNNNNNNNNNNNNNNNNNNNNNNNNNNNNNNNNNNNNNNNNNNNNNNNNNNNNNNNNNNNNNNNNNNNNNNNNNNNNNNNNNNNNNNNNNNNNNNNNNNNNNNNNNNNNNNNNNNNNNNNNNNNNNNNNNNNNNNNNNNNNNNNNNNNNNNNNNNNNNNNNNNNNNNNNNNNNNNNNNNNNNNNNNNNNNNNNNNNNNNNNNNNNNNNNNNNNNNNNNNNNNNNNNNNNNNNNNNNNNNNNNNNNNNNNNNNNNNNNNNNNNNNNNNNNNNNNNNNNNNNNNNNNNNNNNNNNNNNNNNNNNNNNNNNNNNNNNNNNNNNNNNNNNNNNNNNNNNNNNNNNNNNNNNNNNNNNNNNNNNNNNNNNNNNNNNNNNNNNNNNNNNNNNNNNNNNNNNNNNNNNNNNNNNNNNNNNNNNNNNNNNNNNNNNNNNNNNNNNNNNNNNNNNNNNNNNNNNNNNNNNNNNNNNNNNNNNNNNNNNNNNNNNNNNNNNNNNNNNNNNNNNNNNNNNNNNNNNNNNNNNNNNNNNNNNNNNNNNNNNNNNNNNNNNNNNNNNNNNNNNNNNNNNNNNNNNNNNNNNNNNNNNNNNNNNNNNNNNNNNNNNNNNNNNNNNNNNNNNNNNNNNNNNNNNNNNNNNNNNNNNNNNNNNNNNNNNNNNNNNNNNNNNNNNNNNNNNNNNNNNNNNNNNNNNNNNNNNNNNNNNNNNNNNNNNNNNNNNNNNNNNNNNNNNNNNNNNNNNNNNNNNNNNNNNNNNNNNNNNNNNNNNNNNNNNNNNNNNNNNNNNNNNNNNataacttcttcctcgggtgtcggatttttgcgaaattgatatcgttggaaagataattcaaagaaatttcatttgatatattataggtactctaattcaatatatacaaatagtaatgaccgattgaagttgacccaagtttgaCGCCTACTAGAACTCAATCAATgaaaaagctttcaactcgtccttgagttatgggacctctatgatctcaattcatgctcaactagatttatacaccacatagttgattaaaacactataatcacaatagatttatggtttttggaatgtGTACAAGTAGAAATAACAATTTCTGTTCAAGTTTGAAAGTATGTGGTGTTACAATCCAGAAGCACATGTATCCAGTACCCCCTATAGCTCAACATTCCTAAGTCGGAAAGTTGTCTTTCTGGTGTGCCCActttatcttctttctttgaaAGTTCATATGGCAATGCAATTAGGAATTTCCCATAGCCTTTCCTTTGATAAGGTGGAAGTGTCAGAATGCAATCTAAGTGATAAGACTCCTCTGAATGCTTTTCCTTTGAAAAGTAACCAACCATATGGCAACCTCGGTCATCACATTCACGAAGCACATAAACGAGGAACAGGTTAACATCATAATATAGAGTCTTATGATCAAGAAATAATTTTGCCCAGTAGCATATATTTTGCCCATAAACCTTGTTCTTTTTGCCATCAACCTCAAACACTGACAGTGTACCACTTCTACAGATCTCTTCACCTGGAGGGTGCTTAAGATCACATTTCCTCATGTGCCTCTGAAGTTGCTCTTTGCTTTTCATAAAATTGAGACAAAACTCGCAAAAGAACAGTTTCGAGCAATTATTGTATTCTGGAGGAAATGGCGAGAAGTACCATGTTTCAATCTCATATATTCCAAATTCTATTGTAGCAATGTTCTTGACTTTTGTGAACTCTTTGTGCTCTCGTAAACTGGCTGCATCAAGCTCCTCATGGTCCTCGACACGAATCTCACCAATTTTATGTTTCTGGTGGCatgaaattttaaaacttatcACCTTATCCTCGACCTTCTCATCCACAATAGTATATACCGAATTAAGATCAAGATGTTCAAGTTTAACCCACTCATCAAGTCTCCGGTTGAATTCAGTATCAACTATCAAAGTAAAATCCTCAGAGTAGGACGTAAAATCAGAACTTGAACTTTCTGTTTTAACAGACTCATCCTTATCTGGATTATCAGGATTAAAGTCATCATCTTCTGAGTCTTCAGAGGAAAGCTCCAAGATCCCATCATCTTTA
Proteins encoded:
- the LOC107849534 gene encoding histone acetyltransferase of the MYST family 1-like, whose protein sequence is MTCNEYLFKDLSPTKVTKFRIDHGGYIPAKGMGTIKFETQSGTKTISDVLYVPDLDQNLLSVEERGFHELCVEPPLLKEDIPPDDEGWLCPSFDCKVDCIDLLNDLQGTDLSVTDSWEKVYPKEDAATLSEEMAETPPKDDGILELSSEDSEDDDFNPDNPDKDESVKTESSSSDFTSYSEDFTLIVDTEFNRRLDEWVKLEHLDLNSVYTIVDEKVEDKVISFKISCHQKHKIGEIRVEDHEELDAASLREHKEFTKVKNIATIEFGIYEIETWYFSPFPPEYNNCSKLFFCEFCLNFMKSKEQLQRHMRKCDLKHPPGEEICRSGTLSVFEVDGKKNKVYGQNICYWAKLFLDHKTLYYDVNLFLVYVLRECDDRGCHMVGYFSKEKHSEESYHLDCILTLPPYQRKGYGKFLIALPYELSKKEDKVGTPERQLSDLGMLSYRGYWIHVLLDCNTTYFQT